The proteins below are encoded in one region of Opisthocomus hoazin isolate bOpiHoa1 chromosome 24, bOpiHoa1.hap1, whole genome shotgun sequence:
- the MCAM gene encoding cell surface glycoprotein MUC18 isoform X7, producing the protein MAGGWRAAGLALGWGCCLLLCCAAASKLEVSMPAVVEVESGGTARIECNFYIPGNGSYTYINWFYIDRNSRLRLCRITGSEILEENTDYKGRLSVGEDKALSISRVTVQDARTFVCQVGAGSHGVGENRTELHIYKVPEAPEIMASPGGISVQSSDVSQIAQCVSRNSFPPPNITWHKNGEQLQPEEKMVKIPATLTRESSGLYTVSSTLFAHVTREDRNSLYHCTVHYWLRGQRHAVESRRVNVTVFYPAQHVKLQVMPSSSLVKEGDDVKLVCEADGNPAPVFSFYKRELEDSWQDLTSLADTSSGVLNLHGVNKSSSGLYRCQTLDLDDMRQLEKDVELVVNYIEGVHVKMEPSSPLQEGDSVRLSCDAHSPVALDYQWRDEKGRKVAEGNQLFLSNLTFETSSNFSCKVIAPSVPGLEQSKQVAVAVQGKPRIVAISSPLYVQQDEVVNLTCKAIAFPRPSVHWNVDGTAHEYVENQHIASNLTVRVNHDLLQAGAICRVSNALGVSEKHIQLLDQKTPESKGVIIVAIIVCILVVAVLGSVIYFLHKKGKIPCGRAGKQDITKPEARKDKIVVEVKSDKLSEEAGLLQGANDEKRPAADQSEKYIDLRN; encoded by the exons atgGCCGGGGGTTGGCGGGCGGCCGGGCTcgccctgggctggggctgctgcctcctgctctgctgcg ctgcagccagcaagcTGGAGGTCTCCATGCCAGCTGTGGTCGAAGTAGAGAGTGGGGGCACGGCCAGGATTGAGTGCAACTTCTACATCCCTGGAAATGGTTCCTATACCTACATCAACTGGTTCTAC ATTGACCGCAACAGCCGGCTGAGGCTGTGCCGCATCACAGGCAGCGAGATCCTGGAGGAGAACACGGACTACAAGGGGCGGCTCTCAGTGGGGGAGGACAAGGCCCTCTCCATCAGCAGGGTGACGGTGCAGGATGCCAGGACCTTCGTGTGCCAGGTTGGGGCAGGCAGCCATGGCGTGGGCGAGAACCGCACCGAGCTCCACATCTACA AGGTCCCCGAGGCCCCTGAGATCATGGCCAGCCCAGGAGGCATCTCCGTGCAGAGCAGTGACGTCTCACAG ATTGCGCAGTGTGTGAGCAGGAATAGCTTCCCACCCCCCAACATCACATGGCACAAGAATGGAGAGCAGCTGCAGCCGGAGGAGAAGA TGGTGAAGATCCCTGCCACGCTGACCCGTGAGTCAAGCGGTCTGTACACGGTGAGCAGCACCCTCTTCGCTCACGTCACCCGGGAGGACCGCAACTCCCTCTACCACTGCACCGTGCACTACTGGCTGCGGGGACAGAGGCACGCCGTGGAGTCGCGGCGAGTCAACGTCACCGTCTTCT ACCCTGCGCAGCACGTGAAGCTGCAGGTCATGCCGTCCTCGTCGCTGGTGAAGGAGGGGGACGATGTGAAGCTGGTGTGTGAGGCTGACGGGAATCCAGCGCCCGTCTTCAGCTTCTACAAGAGAGAG ctggaggacAGCTGGCAGGATCTGACGTCGCTGGCAGACACCAGCAGTGGAGTGCTGAACCTGCACGGTGTGAATAAGAGCAGCAGCGGCTTGTACAGATGCCAGACTCTGGACTTGGATGATATGAGACAGCTGGAGAAGGATGTAGAGCTGGTTGTGAACT ACATTGAAGGGGTCCATGTGAAGATGGAGCCGTCCTCACCCCTTCAGGAAGGGGACAGTGTGAGGCTGAGCTGCGATGCCCACAGCCCTGTGGCCCTGGACTACCAGTGGAGGGATGAGAAG GGCAGGAAGGTCGCAGAAGGGAACCAGCTCTTCCTGAGCAACCTCACCTTCGAAACCTCCAGCAACTTCAGCTGCAAGGTGATCGCACCAAGTGtgccagggctggagcagagcaagCAGGTGGCCGTGGCTGTTCAGG GGAAGCCGCGGATCGTCGCCATCAGCTCCCCGCTGTACGTGCAGCAGGACGAGGTGGTGAACCTGACCTGCAAGGCCATTGCTTTCCCCAGACCCTCTGTCCACTGGAATGTCGACGGGACG GCTCATGAGTATGTTGAAAATCAGCACATCGCCAGCAACCTGACGGTGCGCGTGAACCACgacctgctgcaggcaggagccaTATGCAGAGTCTCCAATGCCCTGGGTGTCAGTGAGAAGCACATCCAGCTGCTGG ATCAAAAGACACCAGAGAGCAAAGGGGTGATCATTGTGGCAATCATTGTCTGCATCCTCGTGGTGGCTGTGCTGGGGTCTGTCATCTACTTCCTGCACAAGAAAGGCAAGATCCCATGTGGCCGCGCTGGGAAACAGGACAT CACAAAGCCAGAGGCACGTAAAGACAAGATTGTAGTTGAAGTTAAGTCAGATAAACTTTCCGAAGAGGCGGGGCTCCTGCAGGGTGCCAACGACGAGAAGAGACCTGCTGCTGACCAG AGCGAGAAATACATCGATCTGAGAAACTAG
- the MCAM gene encoding cell surface glycoprotein MUC18 isoform X8, whose product MAGGWRAAGLALGWGCCLLLCCAAASKLEVSMPAVVEVESGGTARIECNFYIPGNGSYTYINWFYIDRNSRLRLCRITGSEILEENTDYKGRLSVGEDKALSISRVTVQDARTFVCQVGAGSHGVGENRTELHIYKVPEAPEIMASPGGISVQSSDVSQIAQCVSRNSFPPPNITWHKNGEQLQPEEKMVKIPATLTRESSGLYTVSSTLFAHVTREDRNSLYHCTVHYWLRGQRHAVESRRVNVTVFYPAQHVKLQVMPSSSLVKEGDDVKLVCEADGNPAPVFSFYKRELEDSWQDLTSLADTSSGVLNLHGVNKSSSGLYRCQTLDLDDMRQLEKDVELVVNYIEGVHVKMEPSSPLQEGDSVRLSCDAHSPVALDYQWRDEKGRKVAEGNQLFLSNLTFETSSNFSCKVIAPSVPGLEQSKQVAVAVQGKPRIVAISSPLYVQQDEVVNLTCKAIAFPRPSVHWNVDGTAHEYVENQHIASNLTVRVNHDLLQAGAICRVSNALGVSEKHIQLLVESIRKDQKTPESKGVIIVAIIVCILVVAVLGSVIYFLHKKGKIPCGRAGKQDIARNTSI is encoded by the exons atgGCCGGGGGTTGGCGGGCGGCCGGGCTcgccctgggctggggctgctgcctcctgctctgctgcg ctgcagccagcaagcTGGAGGTCTCCATGCCAGCTGTGGTCGAAGTAGAGAGTGGGGGCACGGCCAGGATTGAGTGCAACTTCTACATCCCTGGAAATGGTTCCTATACCTACATCAACTGGTTCTAC ATTGACCGCAACAGCCGGCTGAGGCTGTGCCGCATCACAGGCAGCGAGATCCTGGAGGAGAACACGGACTACAAGGGGCGGCTCTCAGTGGGGGAGGACAAGGCCCTCTCCATCAGCAGGGTGACGGTGCAGGATGCCAGGACCTTCGTGTGCCAGGTTGGGGCAGGCAGCCATGGCGTGGGCGAGAACCGCACCGAGCTCCACATCTACA AGGTCCCCGAGGCCCCTGAGATCATGGCCAGCCCAGGAGGCATCTCCGTGCAGAGCAGTGACGTCTCACAG ATTGCGCAGTGTGTGAGCAGGAATAGCTTCCCACCCCCCAACATCACATGGCACAAGAATGGAGAGCAGCTGCAGCCGGAGGAGAAGA TGGTGAAGATCCCTGCCACGCTGACCCGTGAGTCAAGCGGTCTGTACACGGTGAGCAGCACCCTCTTCGCTCACGTCACCCGGGAGGACCGCAACTCCCTCTACCACTGCACCGTGCACTACTGGCTGCGGGGACAGAGGCACGCCGTGGAGTCGCGGCGAGTCAACGTCACCGTCTTCT ACCCTGCGCAGCACGTGAAGCTGCAGGTCATGCCGTCCTCGTCGCTGGTGAAGGAGGGGGACGATGTGAAGCTGGTGTGTGAGGCTGACGGGAATCCAGCGCCCGTCTTCAGCTTCTACAAGAGAGAG ctggaggacAGCTGGCAGGATCTGACGTCGCTGGCAGACACCAGCAGTGGAGTGCTGAACCTGCACGGTGTGAATAAGAGCAGCAGCGGCTTGTACAGATGCCAGACTCTGGACTTGGATGATATGAGACAGCTGGAGAAGGATGTAGAGCTGGTTGTGAACT ACATTGAAGGGGTCCATGTGAAGATGGAGCCGTCCTCACCCCTTCAGGAAGGGGACAGTGTGAGGCTGAGCTGCGATGCCCACAGCCCTGTGGCCCTGGACTACCAGTGGAGGGATGAGAAG GGCAGGAAGGTCGCAGAAGGGAACCAGCTCTTCCTGAGCAACCTCACCTTCGAAACCTCCAGCAACTTCAGCTGCAAGGTGATCGCACCAAGTGtgccagggctggagcagagcaagCAGGTGGCCGTGGCTGTTCAGG GGAAGCCGCGGATCGTCGCCATCAGCTCCCCGCTGTACGTGCAGCAGGACGAGGTGGTGAACCTGACCTGCAAGGCCATTGCTTTCCCCAGACCCTCTGTCCACTGGAATGTCGACGGGACG GCTCATGAGTATGTTGAAAATCAGCACATCGCCAGCAACCTGACGGTGCGCGTGAACCACgacctgctgcaggcaggagccaTATGCAGAGTCTCCAATGCCCTGGGTGTCAGTGAGAAGCACATCCAGCTGCTGG TGGAGTCCATCAGAAAAG ATCAAAAGACACCAGAGAGCAAAGGGGTGATCATTGTGGCAATCATTGTCTGCATCCTCGTGGTGGCTGTGCTGGGGTCTGTCATCTACTTCCTGCACAAGAAAGGCAAGATCCCATGTGGCCGCGCTGGGAAACAGGACAT AGCGAGAAATACATCGATCTGA
- the MCAM gene encoding cell surface glycoprotein MUC18 isoform X9 → MAGGWRAAGLALGWGCCLLLCCAAASKLEVSMPAVVEVESGGTARIECNFYIPGNGSYTYINWFYIDRNSRLRLCRITGSEILEENTDYKGRLSVGEDKALSISRVTVQDARTFVCQVGAGSHGVGENRTELHIYKVPEAPEIMASPGGISVQSSDVSQIAQCVSRNSFPPPNITWHKNGEQLQPEEKMVKIPATLTRESSGLYTVSSTLFAHVTREDRNSLYHCTVHYWLRGQRHAVESRRVNVTVFYPAQHVKLQVMPSSSLVKEGDDVKLVCEADGNPAPVFSFYKRELEDSWQDLTSLADTSSGVLNLHGVNKSSSGLYRCQTLDLDDMRQLEKDVELVVNYIEGVHVKMEPSSPLQEGDSVRLSCDAHSPVALDYQWRDEKGRKVAEGNQLFLSNLTFETSSNFSCKVIAPSVPGLEQSKQVAVAVQGKPRIVAISSPLYVQQDEVVNLTCKAIAFPRPSVHWNVDGTAHEYVENQHIASNLTVRVNHDLLQAGAICRVSNALGVSEKHIQLLDQKTPESKGVIIVAIIVCILVVAVLGSVIYFLHKKGKIPCGRAGKQDIARNTSI, encoded by the exons atgGCCGGGGGTTGGCGGGCGGCCGGGCTcgccctgggctggggctgctgcctcctgctctgctgcg ctgcagccagcaagcTGGAGGTCTCCATGCCAGCTGTGGTCGAAGTAGAGAGTGGGGGCACGGCCAGGATTGAGTGCAACTTCTACATCCCTGGAAATGGTTCCTATACCTACATCAACTGGTTCTAC ATTGACCGCAACAGCCGGCTGAGGCTGTGCCGCATCACAGGCAGCGAGATCCTGGAGGAGAACACGGACTACAAGGGGCGGCTCTCAGTGGGGGAGGACAAGGCCCTCTCCATCAGCAGGGTGACGGTGCAGGATGCCAGGACCTTCGTGTGCCAGGTTGGGGCAGGCAGCCATGGCGTGGGCGAGAACCGCACCGAGCTCCACATCTACA AGGTCCCCGAGGCCCCTGAGATCATGGCCAGCCCAGGAGGCATCTCCGTGCAGAGCAGTGACGTCTCACAG ATTGCGCAGTGTGTGAGCAGGAATAGCTTCCCACCCCCCAACATCACATGGCACAAGAATGGAGAGCAGCTGCAGCCGGAGGAGAAGA TGGTGAAGATCCCTGCCACGCTGACCCGTGAGTCAAGCGGTCTGTACACGGTGAGCAGCACCCTCTTCGCTCACGTCACCCGGGAGGACCGCAACTCCCTCTACCACTGCACCGTGCACTACTGGCTGCGGGGACAGAGGCACGCCGTGGAGTCGCGGCGAGTCAACGTCACCGTCTTCT ACCCTGCGCAGCACGTGAAGCTGCAGGTCATGCCGTCCTCGTCGCTGGTGAAGGAGGGGGACGATGTGAAGCTGGTGTGTGAGGCTGACGGGAATCCAGCGCCCGTCTTCAGCTTCTACAAGAGAGAG ctggaggacAGCTGGCAGGATCTGACGTCGCTGGCAGACACCAGCAGTGGAGTGCTGAACCTGCACGGTGTGAATAAGAGCAGCAGCGGCTTGTACAGATGCCAGACTCTGGACTTGGATGATATGAGACAGCTGGAGAAGGATGTAGAGCTGGTTGTGAACT ACATTGAAGGGGTCCATGTGAAGATGGAGCCGTCCTCACCCCTTCAGGAAGGGGACAGTGTGAGGCTGAGCTGCGATGCCCACAGCCCTGTGGCCCTGGACTACCAGTGGAGGGATGAGAAG GGCAGGAAGGTCGCAGAAGGGAACCAGCTCTTCCTGAGCAACCTCACCTTCGAAACCTCCAGCAACTTCAGCTGCAAGGTGATCGCACCAAGTGtgccagggctggagcagagcaagCAGGTGGCCGTGGCTGTTCAGG GGAAGCCGCGGATCGTCGCCATCAGCTCCCCGCTGTACGTGCAGCAGGACGAGGTGGTGAACCTGACCTGCAAGGCCATTGCTTTCCCCAGACCCTCTGTCCACTGGAATGTCGACGGGACG GCTCATGAGTATGTTGAAAATCAGCACATCGCCAGCAACCTGACGGTGCGCGTGAACCACgacctgctgcaggcaggagccaTATGCAGAGTCTCCAATGCCCTGGGTGTCAGTGAGAAGCACATCCAGCTGCTGG ATCAAAAGACACCAGAGAGCAAAGGGGTGATCATTGTGGCAATCATTGTCTGCATCCTCGTGGTGGCTGTGCTGGGGTCTGTCATCTACTTCCTGCACAAGAAAGGCAAGATCCCATGTGGCCGCGCTGGGAAACAGGACAT AGCGAGAAATACATCGATCTGA
- the MCAM gene encoding cell surface glycoprotein MUC18 isoform X6: MAGGWRAAGLALGWGCCLLLCCAAASKLEVSMPAVVEVESGGTARIECNFYIPGNGSYTYINWFYIDRNSRLRLCRITGSEILEENTDYKGRLSVGEDKALSISRVTVQDARTFVCQVGAGSHGVGENRTELHIYKVPEAPEIMASPGGISVQSSDVSQIAQCVSRNSFPPPNITWHKNGEQLQPEEKMVKIPATLTRESSGLYTVSSTLFAHVTREDRNSLYHCTVHYWLRGQRHAVESRRVNVTVFYPAQHVKLQVMPSSSLVKEGDDVKLVCEADGNPAPVFSFYKRELEDSWQDLTSLADTSSGVLNLHGVNKSSSGLYRCQTLDLDDMRQLEKDVELVVNYIEGVHVKMEPSSPLQEGDSVRLSCDAHSPVALDYQWRDEKGRKVAEGNQLFLSNLTFETSSNFSCKVIAPSVPGLEQSKQVAVAVQGKPRIVAISSPLYVQQDEVVNLTCKAIAFPRPSVHWNVDGTAHEYVENQHIASNLTVRVNHDLLQAGAICRVSNALGVSEKHIQLLVESIRKDQKTPESKGVIIVAIIVCILVVAVLGSVIYFLHKKGKIPCGRAGKQDITKPEARKDKIVVEVKSDKLSEEAGLLQGANDEKRPAADQSEKYIDLRN, from the exons atgGCCGGGGGTTGGCGGGCGGCCGGGCTcgccctgggctggggctgctgcctcctgctctgctgcg ctgcagccagcaagcTGGAGGTCTCCATGCCAGCTGTGGTCGAAGTAGAGAGTGGGGGCACGGCCAGGATTGAGTGCAACTTCTACATCCCTGGAAATGGTTCCTATACCTACATCAACTGGTTCTAC ATTGACCGCAACAGCCGGCTGAGGCTGTGCCGCATCACAGGCAGCGAGATCCTGGAGGAGAACACGGACTACAAGGGGCGGCTCTCAGTGGGGGAGGACAAGGCCCTCTCCATCAGCAGGGTGACGGTGCAGGATGCCAGGACCTTCGTGTGCCAGGTTGGGGCAGGCAGCCATGGCGTGGGCGAGAACCGCACCGAGCTCCACATCTACA AGGTCCCCGAGGCCCCTGAGATCATGGCCAGCCCAGGAGGCATCTCCGTGCAGAGCAGTGACGTCTCACAG ATTGCGCAGTGTGTGAGCAGGAATAGCTTCCCACCCCCCAACATCACATGGCACAAGAATGGAGAGCAGCTGCAGCCGGAGGAGAAGA TGGTGAAGATCCCTGCCACGCTGACCCGTGAGTCAAGCGGTCTGTACACGGTGAGCAGCACCCTCTTCGCTCACGTCACCCGGGAGGACCGCAACTCCCTCTACCACTGCACCGTGCACTACTGGCTGCGGGGACAGAGGCACGCCGTGGAGTCGCGGCGAGTCAACGTCACCGTCTTCT ACCCTGCGCAGCACGTGAAGCTGCAGGTCATGCCGTCCTCGTCGCTGGTGAAGGAGGGGGACGATGTGAAGCTGGTGTGTGAGGCTGACGGGAATCCAGCGCCCGTCTTCAGCTTCTACAAGAGAGAG ctggaggacAGCTGGCAGGATCTGACGTCGCTGGCAGACACCAGCAGTGGAGTGCTGAACCTGCACGGTGTGAATAAGAGCAGCAGCGGCTTGTACAGATGCCAGACTCTGGACTTGGATGATATGAGACAGCTGGAGAAGGATGTAGAGCTGGTTGTGAACT ACATTGAAGGGGTCCATGTGAAGATGGAGCCGTCCTCACCCCTTCAGGAAGGGGACAGTGTGAGGCTGAGCTGCGATGCCCACAGCCCTGTGGCCCTGGACTACCAGTGGAGGGATGAGAAG GGCAGGAAGGTCGCAGAAGGGAACCAGCTCTTCCTGAGCAACCTCACCTTCGAAACCTCCAGCAACTTCAGCTGCAAGGTGATCGCACCAAGTGtgccagggctggagcagagcaagCAGGTGGCCGTGGCTGTTCAGG GGAAGCCGCGGATCGTCGCCATCAGCTCCCCGCTGTACGTGCAGCAGGACGAGGTGGTGAACCTGACCTGCAAGGCCATTGCTTTCCCCAGACCCTCTGTCCACTGGAATGTCGACGGGACG GCTCATGAGTATGTTGAAAATCAGCACATCGCCAGCAACCTGACGGTGCGCGTGAACCACgacctgctgcaggcaggagccaTATGCAGAGTCTCCAATGCCCTGGGTGTCAGTGAGAAGCACATCCAGCTGCTGG TGGAGTCCATCAGAAAAG ATCAAAAGACACCAGAGAGCAAAGGGGTGATCATTGTGGCAATCATTGTCTGCATCCTCGTGGTGGCTGTGCTGGGGTCTGTCATCTACTTCCTGCACAAGAAAGGCAAGATCCCATGTGGCCGCGCTGGGAAACAGGACAT CACAAAGCCAGAGGCACGTAAAGACAAGATTGTAGTTGAAGTTAAGTCAGATAAACTTTCCGAAGAGGCGGGGCTCCTGCAGGGTGCCAACGACGAGAAGAGACCTGCTGCTGACCAG AGCGAGAAATACATCGATCTGAGAAACTAG